A window of the Dickeya dianthicola NCPPB 453 genome harbors these coding sequences:
- the bamB gene encoding outer membrane protein assembly factor BamB — MQLRKTLLVGLVSVTLLSGCSLFDREEDVVKMSPLPQVTNQFTPTKVWSRSVGDGIGEFYSNLHPIWQDSRVYAADRHGTVKALDLNSGEEKWRADLAEKTGLLSSNRPALLSGGVAVSGNHVYVGSERAQLFALNADDGTLQWQTKVAGEVLSSPVVSDGMVIIHTSNGMLQALSESDGTIKWTVNLDMPSLSLRGESAPTAAFGAAIVGGDNGRVSAVMINQGQLIWQQRISQPGGATEIARLNDVDTTPVVASNVVYALGYNGNLTALDLRSGQITWKREIGSVNDFIVDGDRIYLVDQDDRITALNTNGGVVIWRQGDLLHRNLTAPALYNGYLVVGDAEGYLHWVNTTDGRFVVQQKVDGSGLLSKPVVASDKLLVQAKDGEVYAFTR, encoded by the coding sequence ATGCAACTGCGTAAAACACTTTTGGTCGGACTGGTTTCCGTCACCCTGCTGAGCGGCTGTTCGCTGTTTGATCGCGAGGAAGACGTGGTCAAGATGTCTCCGCTACCGCAGGTAACCAACCAGTTTACCCCCACCAAAGTCTGGAGTCGCTCCGTTGGAGACGGTATCGGTGAATTCTACTCCAACCTGCATCCGATCTGGCAGGACAGCCGCGTGTATGCGGCCGATCGTCACGGCACGGTAAAAGCGCTGGATCTAAATAGCGGCGAAGAGAAGTGGCGCGCCGATTTGGCGGAGAAAACCGGCCTGCTGTCCAGCAATCGTCCGGCGCTGCTGTCAGGCGGCGTGGCCGTGTCGGGCAACCATGTTTATGTCGGCAGCGAACGCGCGCAGCTGTTCGCCCTGAACGCTGACGACGGTACGCTGCAGTGGCAGACCAAGGTGGCGGGCGAAGTGTTGTCCAGCCCGGTGGTCAGCGATGGCATGGTGATCATTCATACCAGCAACGGCATGCTGCAGGCGCTCAGCGAGTCTGACGGCACCATCAAATGGACCGTGAATCTGGATATGCCGTCGCTGTCGCTGCGCGGCGAGTCTGCGCCGACGGCGGCGTTTGGCGCGGCGATTGTCGGCGGCGACAACGGGCGCGTCAGCGCGGTAATGATCAATCAGGGTCAGTTGATCTGGCAGCAGCGTATTTCACAGCCGGGCGGCGCGACTGAAATCGCCCGTCTGAACGATGTCGACACCACGCCGGTCGTGGCAAGCAACGTGGTGTATGCACTGGGATATAATGGCAACCTGACCGCACTGGATCTGCGGTCCGGGCAGATTACCTGGAAGCGCGAAATTGGCTCGGTGAATGACTTCATCGTCGATGGCGATCGTATTTATCTGGTCGATCAGGACGACCGTATTACCGCGCTGAACACCAACGGCGGCGTGGTGATCTGGCGGCAGGGCGATCTGCTGCACCGCAATCTGACGGCGCCGGCGTTGTATAATGGATATCTGGTCGTCGGCGATGCCGAAGGCTATCTGCACTGGGTCAACACCACTGACGGCCGCTTTGTGGTTCAGCAGAAGGTGGACGGCTCCGGCCTGCTGAGCAAGCCGGTGGTCGCCAGCGACAAGCTGTTGGTGCAGGCCAAAGACGGTGAGGTTTACGCCTTTACCCGTTAA
- the hisS gene encoding histidine--tRNA ligase: protein MAKNIQAIRGMNDYLPAETALWQRIEDSLKQVLRGYGYSEIRMPIVEQTSLFKRAIGEVTDVVEKEMYTFEDRNGDNLTLRPEGTAGCVRAGIEHGILYNQEQRLWYTGPMFRHERPQKGRYRQFHQLGCEVFGLKGPDVDAELILMTARWWRVLGIDQHVSLELNSIGSLDARARYREALIAFLEAHKDQLDEDCLRRMYTNPLRVLDSKNAQVQALLDNAPVLTDYLDDDSRAHFDELCELLTQSGIPYKVNPRLVRGLDYYNRTVFEWVTGSLGSQGTVCGGGRYDGMVEQLGGSSTPAVGFAMGLERLVLLVQTVNPAFAAQPGVDAYLISSGIGTQHAAIRLAEKVRDALPQLKLMTNYGGGNFKKQFARADKSGARVALVLGETEVAAGQVVVKNLTSGEQETLAQADVAARLAALLN from the coding sequence GTGGCAAAGAATATTCAAGCCATTCGTGGTATGAACGACTACCTGCCGGCCGAAACGGCGCTGTGGCAGCGTATTGAAGACAGCCTGAAACAGGTACTCCGCGGTTACGGCTATAGCGAAATCCGGATGCCGATCGTCGAGCAGACCTCGCTGTTCAAACGTGCGATCGGCGAAGTGACCGATGTGGTTGAAAAGGAAATGTACACTTTTGAGGATCGCAACGGCGACAACCTGACGTTGCGTCCCGAAGGGACGGCAGGGTGCGTCCGTGCCGGGATCGAGCACGGCATTCTGTACAATCAGGAGCAGCGCCTGTGGTATACCGGCCCGATGTTCCGTCACGAGCGCCCGCAGAAAGGGCGTTATCGCCAGTTCCATCAGTTGGGTTGCGAAGTGTTTGGTCTAAAAGGGCCGGATGTGGATGCGGAACTGATTCTGATGACCGCCCGCTGGTGGCGTGTGCTGGGGATTGATCAGCACGTCAGTCTGGAACTGAACTCGATCGGCTCGTTGGACGCCCGCGCCCGCTACCGCGAAGCGTTGATTGCTTTCCTGGAAGCGCACAAAGATCAGCTGGATGAGGACTGTCTGCGCCGCATGTATACCAATCCGCTGCGTGTGCTCGACTCCAAGAATGCCCAGGTGCAGGCGTTGCTGGATAACGCGCCGGTGCTGACCGATTATCTGGATGACGACTCGCGCGCGCATTTCGATGAATTATGTGAACTTTTAACCCAGTCCGGCATCCCATATAAGGTTAATCCGCGGCTGGTTCGCGGGCTGGACTATTATAACCGTACCGTTTTCGAATGGGTGACCGGCAGTCTGGGGTCTCAGGGAACGGTGTGTGGCGGCGGTCGTTATGACGGCATGGTCGAGCAGCTTGGCGGTTCCAGTACGCCGGCGGTGGGTTTTGCTATGGGGCTGGAGCGTCTGGTGCTGCTGGTGCAGACCGTCAACCCGGCGTTCGCGGCGCAGCCCGGCGTAGACGCGTACCTGATTTCATCCGGCATCGGCACGCAGCATGCGGCGATTCGGCTGGCGGAAAAAGTGCGCGACGCGCTGCCGCAGCTGAAGCTGATGACCAACTACGGCGGCGGTAATTTCAAGAAACAGTTTGCCCGCGCGGACAAGAGCGGGGCGCGGGTTGCGCTGGTGCTGGGTGAAACCGAAGTGGCTGCCGGGCAGGTGGTGGTGAAAAACCTGACCAGCGGCGAACAGGAAACTCTGGCTCAGGCGGATGTGGCGGCGCGTCTGGCGGCGTTACTGAATTAA
- a CDS encoding YfgM family protein, with amino-acid sequence MEVYSTENEQVEAIRRFFIENGKALAIGVVLGIGALVGWRFWQNHQESNAMAASVAYQQVTESLSAGTPEGVAGAEKFVTGDHGNYGALASLALAHQFVEKNDIAKAEQQLRQALSQTKDGDLQALINLRLARVLLQQKKPDDALKTLDAIKLEGWAAMVADVRGDVLASKGDNQGARDAYNKGMAAKPSQGLQSLLRIKLNNLPS; translated from the coding sequence GTGGAAGTCTATAGCACTGAAAACGAACAGGTTGAGGCGATTCGCCGCTTCTTTATCGAGAATGGTAAGGCGTTGGCTATCGGTGTGGTGCTGGGTATTGGCGCTCTGGTCGGTTGGCGTTTCTGGCAAAACCATCAGGAAAGTAACGCGATGGCGGCTTCCGTTGCCTATCAGCAAGTGACCGAATCCCTGTCTGCCGGTACGCCGGAAGGCGTTGCCGGCGCTGAAAAATTTGTCACTGGCGATCATGGCAATTATGGCGCGCTGGCTTCACTGGCGCTGGCGCACCAGTTTGTGGAAAAGAATGATATCGCCAAAGCCGAACAGCAGCTTCGCCAGGCGTTGAGCCAGACCAAAGATGGCGATTTGCAGGCGCTGATCAATCTGCGTCTGGCTCGCGTACTGTTGCAGCAGAAGAAACCGGATGATGCGTTGAAAACGCTCGATGCCATCAAACTGGAAGGCTGGGCGGCGATGGTAGCCGATGTTCGCGGCGACGTGCTGGCGAGCAAAGGCGACAATCAGGGCGCGCGTGATGCCTACAACAAAGGCATGGCGGCGAAACCTTCTCAGGGGCTGCAATCCCTGTTGCGTATCAAACTGAACAATCTGCCCAGTTAA
- the pilW gene encoding type IV pilus biogenesis/stability protein PilW, with translation MLMLLANAAALAVVMGLGLLGGCAQTPSKPVSPAAAQTRLQLGLEYLARHNLDAARDNLQKAEQLAPDDYRTQLGMALYEQRIGENQAAETRYRRLLRQSPANGGVMNNYGAFLCGLGQYVAAQRQFAAAAQLPDYHQVADALENAGYCFLNAGQPDEANQWLSRALRYDPARGNRLLAEANSRFAAGRYDQARLLLNIYQPLLTANAESLWLQIRFAALAGHHDEVIRYGGLLARSFPQSKQYQQFLANEY, from the coding sequence ATGCTGATGTTACTGGCGAATGCCGCGGCGCTGGCCGTAGTGATGGGGCTGGGACTGCTGGGCGGATGTGCGCAAACGCCATCGAAACCGGTGAGTCCCGCGGCGGCGCAGACGCGGTTGCAACTGGGGCTGGAATATCTGGCCCGTCATAATCTTGATGCCGCGCGCGACAATCTGCAAAAGGCGGAGCAACTCGCGCCGGATGATTACCGGACCCAGTTGGGAATGGCGCTGTACGAGCAGCGCATCGGCGAAAATCAGGCCGCCGAGACTCGTTATCGTCGCCTGCTGCGGCAGTCGCCCGCCAACGGCGGCGTAATGAATAATTACGGTGCGTTTCTCTGTGGTTTAGGGCAGTATGTAGCGGCGCAACGGCAGTTCGCCGCCGCTGCGCAACTCCCTGATTACCATCAGGTTGCCGATGCACTTGAGAACGCGGGATATTGTTTCCTCAATGCTGGTCAGCCGGATGAGGCGAATCAGTGGCTCAGTCGTGCGCTGAGATACGATCCCGCCAGGGGAAACCGGCTTCTGGCAGAGGCGAACAGCCGCTTTGCCGCCGGGCGCTATGATCAGGCGCGGTTGCTCCTGAATATTTACCAGCCATTGCTGACGGCAAATGCCGAAAGTTTGTGGCTACAGATTCGTTTCGCCGCGCTGGCGGGTCATCATGACGAGGTAATACGTTATGGCGGATTGCTGGCGCGAAGTTTTCCACAATCCAAACAGTACCAGCAGTTCTTAGCTAATGAATACTGA
- a CDS encoding bifunctional tRNA (adenosine(37)-C2)-methyltransferase TrmG/ribosomal RNA large subunit methyltransferase RlmN, with amino-acid sequence MSEQTVSPVVAMSDAIAVAANSNQKINLLDFNRQQMRTFFAELGEKPFRADQVMKWMYHYCCDDFNQMTDINKVLRGKLQAIAEIRAPDVVDEQRSCDGTIKWAILVDGQRVETVYIPEEDRATLCVSSQVGCALECKFCSTAQQGFNRNLRVSEIIGQVWRAAKIIGAAKVTGQRPITNVVMMGMGEPLLNLTNVVPAMEIMLDDFGFGLSKRRVTLSTSGVVPALDKLGDMIDVALAISLHAPTDEIRNEIMPINKKYDIETFLSAVRRYLDKSNANQGRVTVEYVMLDHINDGTEHAHQLAECLKDTPCKINLIPWNPFPGAPYGRSSNSRVDRFSKVLMEYGFTTIVRKTRGDDIDAACGQLAGEVVDRTKRTLKKKMQRDTIAVKTV; translated from the coding sequence ATGTCTGAGCAAACCGTATCTCCCGTCGTCGCTATGTCCGACGCTATCGCCGTTGCCGCCAACAGCAATCAAAAAATCAACCTGCTGGATTTCAACCGTCAGCAAATGCGCACTTTTTTCGCCGAGCTGGGTGAAAAGCCGTTTCGCGCCGATCAGGTCATGAAATGGATGTATCATTACTGCTGTGATGATTTTAACCAGATGACCGACATTAATAAGGTGCTGCGCGGCAAGCTGCAGGCGATCGCGGAAATTCGGGCGCCCGACGTGGTGGACGAACAACGCTCTTGCGATGGCACCATCAAGTGGGCGATTCTGGTCGACGGCCAGCGAGTGGAAACGGTGTACATTCCGGAAGAAGACCGCGCCACGCTGTGCGTTTCCTCGCAGGTCGGCTGCGCGCTGGAATGCAAATTCTGTTCTACGGCGCAGCAGGGCTTTAACCGCAATCTGCGCGTATCCGAAATTATCGGGCAGGTATGGCGCGCGGCGAAAATCATCGGCGCCGCCAAAGTGACCGGTCAGCGCCCGATCACCAATGTGGTGATGATGGGGATGGGCGAACCGCTGCTGAACCTGACCAATGTGGTGCCGGCAATGGAAATCATGCTGGATGATTTTGGTTTCGGCCTGTCCAAACGTCGTGTTACGTTGTCGACTTCCGGCGTGGTGCCGGCGCTGGATAAACTCGGCGATATGATCGACGTGGCGCTGGCGATTTCCCTGCATGCGCCGACTGATGAAATCCGCAACGAAATCATGCCGATCAACAAAAAGTATGATATCGAAACCTTCCTGTCCGCCGTGCGTCGCTATCTGGATAAATCCAACGCCAATCAGGGGCGCGTGACCGTGGAATACGTGATGCTGGATCACATCAACGACGGTACCGAGCATGCCCACCAACTGGCCGAGTGCCTGAAAGACACGCCGTGCAAGATCAACCTGATTCCCTGGAACCCGTTCCCCGGCGCACCTTACGGCCGCAGTTCCAACAGCCGTGTCGATCGCTTTTCCAAGGTGCTGATGGAATACGGTTTCACCACCATCGTGCGTAAAACTCGCGGCGATGATATCGATGCTGCCTGCGGCCAGTTGGCCGGAGAGGTGGTGGACCGCACCAAGCGTACCTTGAAGAAAAAGATGCAACGCGACACGATTGCGGTAAAAACCGTCTGA
- the ndk gene encoding nucleoside-diphosphate kinase: protein MTVERTFSIIKPNAVAKNAIGAIYARFESAGFTIIASKMLHLSREQAEGFYAEHQGKPFFDGLVDFMTSGPIMVQVLQADNAIQRNRDIMGATNPANALAGTLRADYADSFTANAVHGSDSVESAEREIAYFFSADDVFPRTR, encoded by the coding sequence ATGACGGTAGAACGTACCTTCTCGATTATCAAACCGAACGCAGTTGCCAAAAACGCAATCGGCGCGATTTACGCCCGTTTCGAAAGCGCGGGTTTCACCATTATTGCTTCCAAAATGCTGCACCTGAGTCGTGAGCAGGCGGAAGGTTTCTACGCCGAACACCAAGGCAAACCGTTTTTTGACGGCCTGGTGGATTTCATGACCTCCGGTCCGATCATGGTTCAGGTACTGCAGGCTGACAACGCGATTCAGCGTAACCGCGATATCATGGGTGCCACTAACCCGGCCAACGCACTGGCTGGCACGCTGCGTGCGGATTACGCCGACAGCTTCACCGCAAACGCGGTGCATGGTTCTGATTCCGTGGAATCTGCCGAGCGTGAAATCGCTTATTTCTTCAGCGCGGACGACGTTTTCCCGCGTACCCGCTAA
- the rodZ gene encoding cytoskeleton protein RodZ, with protein MNTEATQDNTAATIMTPGERLREARERLGLTQQVVAERLCLKVSTVREIEDNNTPAGLAPTFLRGYIRSYARLVHLPEDELLPMLEKQVVPSRVSNVAPMQSLALGKSRKKRDGWLMLFTWLILLGVLSLTVAWWWQNHQAQQQEINSMVDHANASQNRKDGQAADVNSDPEPVDSDENVVGAPSGNGQPIVLNPPAAASSQPAVSSPVAPATSAPAAASAAAQFSEQPLLNQSATAPASAAPAADASGAPGAIVMRFTADCWLEVVDAAGKKLFSGVQRNGSVLNLTGQAPYRLKIGAPGAVQVDFQGKPVDLSRFVKSHQVARLTLTAE; from the coding sequence ATGAATACTGAAGCCACTCAAGATAATACTGCAGCAACAATAATGACCCCTGGCGAACGTTTGCGTGAGGCGCGCGAGCGATTGGGACTGACGCAACAGGTTGTTGCAGAACGGTTGTGCCTGAAAGTGTCGACCGTTCGCGAGATAGAAGACAACAATACGCCCGCCGGCCTCGCTCCTACCTTTTTGCGCGGTTACATCCGCTCTTACGCCAGGTTGGTTCACCTTCCTGAAGATGAATTGCTGCCGATGCTGGAAAAACAGGTCGTGCCGAGCCGCGTCTCCAATGTGGCGCCGATGCAGAGTCTGGCGTTGGGCAAAAGCCGCAAAAAGCGTGATGGCTGGCTGATGCTGTTTACCTGGTTGATTTTGCTCGGCGTACTGAGCCTGACGGTGGCCTGGTGGTGGCAGAACCATCAGGCGCAGCAGCAGGAAATCAATTCGATGGTGGACCACGCCAACGCTTCCCAGAACCGCAAAGACGGGCAAGCTGCTGATGTGAACAGCGACCCGGAACCGGTGGATAGCGATGAAAACGTTGTGGGCGCGCCATCCGGCAACGGGCAACCTATCGTACTTAATCCGCCTGCCGCCGCATCGTCACAGCCCGCCGTTTCCTCGCCGGTCGCTCCGGCGACTAGCGCGCCTGCCGCTGCCAGCGCGGCGGCGCAGTTTTCCGAGCAGCCGTTGCTGAATCAGTCGGCCACCGCGCCGGCCAGTGCAGCGCCCGCGGCTGATGCTTCCGGCGCGCCGGGTGCTATCGTGATGCGCTTTACGGCGGATTGCTGGCTGGAAGTGGTTGACGCGGCCGGCAAGAAACTGTTCAGCGGCGTTCAGCGTAACGGCAGTGTGCTGAATCTGACCGGCCAGGCGCCGTACCGGTTAAAAATCGGCGCGCCGGGCGCAGTGCAGGTTGATTTTCAGGGCAAGCCGGTGGATTTGAGCCGGTTTGTCAAAAGCCATCAGGTGGCTCGTCTTACGCTGACGGCGGAGTAA
- the ispG gene encoding flavodoxin-dependent (E)-4-hydroxy-3-methylbut-2-enyl-diphosphate synthase codes for MHNPAPIKRRKSTRIYVGKVPVGDGAPIAVQSMTNTRTTDVDATVRQIKSLERVGVDIVRVSVPTMDAAEAFRLIKQRVDVPLVADIHFDYRIALKVAEYGVDCLRINPGNIGSEERIRSVVDCARDKNIPIRIGVNAGSLEKDLQEKYGEPTPEALLESAMRHVDILDRLNFHTFKVSVKASDVFLAVQSYRLLASRIDQPLHLGITEAGGARSGAVKSAIGLGLLLSEGIGDTLRVSLAADPVEEVKVGFDILKSLRIRSRGINFIACPTCSRQEFDVIGTVNALEQRLEDIVTPMDVSIIGCVVNGPGEALVSTLGVTGGNKKSGFYEDGVRQKERFDNGDMIDQLEAKIRAKASMLDEKQRIAVNMVDK; via the coding sequence ATGCATAACCCCGCACCCATCAAGCGCCGCAAATCAACCCGAATTTACGTCGGCAAGGTGCCTGTCGGTGATGGCGCGCCGATTGCAGTGCAGTCGATGACCAATACCCGCACCACCGATGTTGACGCCACGGTCAGGCAGATCAAATCGCTGGAACGGGTTGGCGTGGATATTGTGCGCGTCTCGGTGCCGACGATGGACGCCGCCGAAGCATTTCGTCTGATTAAACAGCGGGTGGATGTACCGCTGGTGGCGGATATCCATTTTGACTACCGTATCGCGCTGAAAGTGGCGGAATACGGGGTCGATTGCCTGCGCATCAACCCCGGCAACATCGGTAGCGAAGAGCGAATCCGTTCGGTGGTGGACTGCGCGCGCGACAAAAATATTCCGATCCGCATTGGCGTTAACGCCGGTTCGCTGGAAAAGGATCTGCAGGAAAAGTACGGCGAACCGACGCCGGAAGCGCTGCTGGAATCCGCCATGCGCCATGTGGATATTCTCGATCGTCTCAATTTCCACACATTCAAGGTCAGCGTCAAAGCGTCGGACGTGTTCCTGGCGGTGCAGTCTTATCGCTTACTGGCGTCCCGTATCGATCAGCCGTTGCATCTGGGGATCACCGAAGCGGGCGGCGCGCGCAGCGGCGCGGTGAAATCCGCCATCGGCCTTGGGTTGCTGCTTTCTGAAGGCATCGGCGATACGCTGCGTGTTTCGCTGGCGGCCGATCCGGTGGAAGAGGTCAAGGTCGGCTTCGATATTCTCAAGTCTCTGCGTATCCGTTCCCGCGGCATCAACTTTATCGCCTGCCCAACCTGCTCTCGTCAGGAATTCGACGTGATCGGCACGGTGAACGCGCTGGAGCAGCGGCTGGAAGACATCGTCACGCCGATGGATGTGTCGATCATCGGTTGCGTAGTCAACGGTCCGGGCGAAGCGCTGGTATCGACGCTGGGCGTGACCGGCGGCAACAAGAAGAGCGGTTTTTACGAAGACGGCGTCCGTCAGAAAGAGCGCTTTGACAACGGCGATATGATCGACCAACTGGAAGCCAAGATCCGCGCCAAGGCGTCGATGCTGGATGAAAAACAGCGTATCGCCGTGAATATGGTGGATAAGTGA
- the der gene encoding ribosome biogenesis GTPase Der yields the protein MIPVVALVGRPNVGKSTLFNRLTRTRDALVADFPGLTRDRKYGRAEIEGNEFIIIDTGGIDGNEDGVGTRMAEQSLLAIEEADIVLFLVDARDGLMPADHAIAQHLRTREKDTFLVANKVDGIDIDSGIADFYSLGLGEVHPIAASHGRGVTSLLEKVLLPFAAEPAQETRELTEEEANAAYWAEQLGEGDDAIDGEDTGPNLEGLPIKLAIVGRPNVGKSTLTNRILGEERVVVYDMPGTTRDSIYIPMERDGRDYVLIDTAGVRKRGKITDAVEKFSVIKTLQAIEDANVVLLVIDAREGISDQDLSLLGFILNSGRSLVIVVNKWDGLSQEVKDQVKETLDLRLGFIDFARIHFISALHGSGVGNLFESVTEAYDCSTRRVGTAMLTRIMQMAADDHQPPLVRGRRVKLKYAHAGGYNPPIVVIHGNQVKDLPDSYKRYLMNYYRRSLEVMGTPIRIQFKEGENPFADKRNTLTPNQLRKRKRLMQHIKKGK from the coding sequence ATGATACCTGTCGTCGCGCTGGTTGGGCGCCCGAATGTGGGGAAATCCACGCTGTTTAACCGCTTGACGCGTACCCGTGACGCATTGGTGGCGGATTTCCCTGGGCTGACGCGTGACCGCAAGTATGGTCGTGCCGAGATAGAGGGGAATGAATTCATTATTATCGATACCGGCGGTATCGACGGTAATGAAGATGGCGTGGGAACGCGTATGGCCGAGCAGTCGCTGCTGGCGATCGAAGAAGCGGATATCGTGCTGTTTCTGGTGGACGCCCGCGATGGCCTGATGCCGGCGGATCACGCCATTGCCCAGCATTTGCGTACGCGTGAAAAAGACACGTTTCTGGTCGCCAACAAAGTTGATGGTATCGACATCGATAGCGGTATTGCCGATTTCTATTCGCTCGGTCTGGGTGAGGTGCATCCGATTGCGGCGTCGCATGGCCGTGGCGTGACTTCTCTGCTGGAAAAAGTGCTGTTGCCGTTTGCCGCCGAGCCGGCGCAGGAAACGCGTGAACTGACCGAAGAAGAAGCAAATGCGGCTTACTGGGCGGAACAACTTGGTGAAGGCGATGACGCCATTGACGGCGAAGATACTGGGCCAAATCTGGAAGGGTTGCCGATAAAGCTGGCTATCGTCGGCCGCCCGAATGTCGGCAAGTCAACGTTGACCAACCGTATTCTCGGGGAAGAGCGAGTGGTGGTGTACGACATGCCGGGCACCACGCGCGACAGTATCTACATCCCGATGGAGCGTGATGGCCGCGACTACGTGCTGATCGATACCGCCGGGGTACGCAAACGCGGCAAGATTACCGATGCAGTCGAGAAGTTCTCGGTTATCAAGACATTGCAGGCGATCGAAGACGCCAACGTCGTGCTGCTGGTGATCGACGCCCGCGAAGGGATTTCCGATCAGGATCTGTCGCTGCTGGGCTTTATCCTCAATTCCGGTCGTTCGCTGGTCATTGTGGTGAATAAGTGGGACGGACTGTCGCAGGAGGTCAAGGATCAGGTGAAGGAAACTCTCGACCTGCGTCTCGGCTTCATCGATTTTGCCCGTATCCACTTTATTTCGGCGCTGCACGGCAGCGGTGTGGGCAACCTGTTCGAATCCGTCACCGAAGCTTATGACTGTTCCACCCGCCGTGTGGGCACCGCCATGCTGACCCGCATCATGCAGATGGCGGCGGACGATCATCAGCCGCCGCTGGTGCGCGGGCGTCGCGTGAAGCTGAAATACGCCCATGCTGGGGGATATAACCCGCCGATCGTGGTGATCCACGGTAATCAGGTCAAAGATCTGCCGGATTCCTACAAGCGCTACCTTATGAACTACTACCGGCGTTCACTGGA
- the sseA gene encoding 3-mercaptopyruvate sulfurtransferase, with the protein MSTSAAGLFVNASWLNAHRHDADITLIDARMLPPGNDKRDTTAEYRAEHLPGAVFFDIESLCDHQTPLPHMMPDITAFADALGKLGLNEQQHLVIYDEGNLFSAPRAWWMLRLAGASHLSILSGGLAGWKQQGLPLEQGDVSPTAQLFHARTPAAGAIRSLDEVLTLCRTGDEQIVDARPAPRFLGEADEPRPGLRRGHIPGSFNVPWSVLVEGGALKPADELAAIFHQAGVDIQRPIVASCGSGVTASVVMLALFVLNAPQVSLYDGSWSEWGARDDVPVVTG; encoded by the coding sequence ATGTCTACATCCGCCGCCGGACTGTTTGTTAACGCGTCCTGGCTGAATGCTCATCGCCACGATGCTGATATCACCCTGATTGACGCCCGCATGTTGCCGCCGGGCAACGATAAGCGCGATACCACCGCCGAATACCGGGCGGAGCATCTGCCGGGCGCCGTATTTTTCGATATCGAATCCCTTTGCGACCACCAGACCCCGCTGCCGCATATGATGCCGGACATCACCGCTTTCGCCGACGCACTGGGCAAACTGGGGCTGAACGAACAGCAGCATCTGGTGATTTATGACGAAGGCAACCTGTTTTCCGCACCGCGCGCCTGGTGGATGCTGCGGCTGGCAGGCGCGTCCCACCTCTCGATCCTCAGTGGCGGGCTGGCGGGCTGGAAGCAACAGGGGTTGCCGCTGGAACAGGGCGACGTCTCGCCGACCGCCCAGCTGTTTCACGCCCGGACGCCCGCCGCCGGCGCGATTCGTTCGCTGGATGAGGTGCTGACCCTGTGCCGTACCGGCGACGAGCAGATTGTTGATGCCCGCCCCGCCCCCCGCTTCCTCGGCGAGGCGGATGAACCGCGTCCGGGATTGCGCCGTGGTCACATTCCGGGAAGTTTCAACGTTCCCTGGAGTGTGCTGGTCGAGGGCGGCGCGCTAAAACCGGCAGACGAACTGGCCGCCATCTTTCATCAGGCCGGCGTCGACATCCAGCGCCCGATTGTCGCCAGCTGCGGCTCCGGCGTGACGGCATCGGTGGTGATGCTGGCACTGTTTGTACTCAACGCGCCGCAGGTATCGCTCTACGACGGTTCGTGGAGCGAATGGGGCGCGCGGGACGATGTGCCGGTCGTCACCGGGTGA